From the genome of Actinacidiphila yeochonensis CN732, one region includes:
- a CDS encoding MarR family winged helix-turn-helix transcriptional regulator, whose translation MTGDRSERALVAEWRDILAVHARTACEIDRELSQFGLCASDFEVLDMLATGSSDDGCTFRVQELADRVHLSQSALSRLVARLEKDGLVDRGVCSEDRRGVRVAITTTGRERYEQARPGHLAVLERMLPSGQLADAHAGSVDSTR comes from the coding sequence ATGACCGGCGACAGGAGTGAGCGCGCGCTCGTGGCGGAGTGGCGGGACATCTTGGCCGTTCACGCGCGCACGGCCTGCGAGATCGACCGCGAACTCAGTCAGTTCGGACTGTGCGCCAGTGACTTCGAAGTACTGGACATGCTCGCCACCGGCTCCTCCGACGACGGCTGCACCTTCCGCGTGCAGGAGCTCGCCGACCGCGTCCACCTCAGCCAGAGCGCGCTGTCCCGGCTGGTGGCCCGGCTGGAGAAGGACGGCCTGGTCGACCGCGGCGTCTGCAGCGAAGACCGCCGCGGCGTGCGGGTCGCCATCACCACCACCGGTCGTGAGCGCTACGAGCAGGCCCGCCCGGGCCATCTCGCCGTCCTGGAGCGGATGCTGCCCTCGGGGCAGCTCGCGGACGCCCACGCCGGTTCCGTCGACAGCACCCGCTGA
- a CDS encoding DUF6332 family protein has protein sequence MRGGRTQSERDATTLELVFAAITGALLAAAGFVAVLSPVLAGAAHGSARKGCVTGAVILAAALFCGRVALTLRRFERQNRLHWRDPHYVDEPRASSAEESRTRPTGVPARPGRSGPES, from the coding sequence ATGCGCGGAGGCCGGACGCAGAGTGAACGGGACGCGACCACACTTGAGTTGGTCTTCGCCGCCATCACCGGCGCGCTGCTCGCCGCGGCCGGCTTTGTGGCCGTCCTCAGCCCCGTCCTCGCCGGTGCCGCGCACGGCTCGGCCCGCAAGGGCTGTGTCACCGGGGCCGTCATCCTCGCGGCAGCCCTCTTCTGCGGCCGCGTCGCCCTGACGCTGCGCCGCTTCGAGCGGCAGAACCGGCTGCACTGGAGGGACCCGCACTACGTGGACGAGCCGCGCGCCTCCTCTGCCGAGGAGTCCCGCACGAGGCCGACGGGCGTCCCGGCTCGGCCGGGCAGGTCCGGCCCCGAATCCTGA
- a CDS encoding nitroreductase/quinone reductase family protein encodes MSGTTAPSASASHVQKPGWFTVNVLNRAVAWLTRRGISVWGSRVLAVRGRKSGEWRHTPVNVLSLEGERYLVAPRGHVQWTRNMRAAGGGQLLLGRQAEQFTAVEIGDDEKPAVLRGYLKRWKAEVGVFFGGVGPESTDAQLREIAPRHPVFRIVRDGE; translated from the coding sequence ATGTCCGGAACCACCGCGCCGTCCGCATCCGCCTCGCACGTCCAGAAGCCCGGCTGGTTCACGGTCAACGTCCTCAACCGCGCGGTCGCGTGGCTGACCCGCAGGGGGATCAGCGTGTGGGGCTCTCGCGTTCTGGCTGTCCGCGGCCGCAAGAGCGGTGAGTGGCGGCACACCCCGGTGAACGTGCTGAGCCTCGAAGGCGAGCGGTATCTGGTGGCCCCGCGCGGCCACGTCCAGTGGACCCGCAACATGCGGGCGGCAGGCGGTGGGCAGCTCCTGCTGGGCCGGCAGGCGGAGCAGTTCACGGCCGTGGAGATCGGGGACGACGAGAAGCCGGCCGTACTGCGCGGCTACCTCAAGCGCTGGAAGGCCGAGGTCGGCGTCTTCTTCGGCGGGGTGGGGCCTGAATCCACCGACGCGCAGCTGCGCGAGATAGCCCCTCGACACCCCGTCTTCCGGATCGTCCGGGACGGCGAGTGA
- a CDS encoding geranylgeranyl reductase family protein: MSGEQAAQDSGAAEGGAHPVWDVVVVGAGPAGASAAHAAALTGRRVLMLEKAELPRYKTCGGGIIGPSRDALPPGFELPLRDRVHAVTFSLNGRLTRTKRSRQMLFGLINRPEFDNGLVEAACAAGAELRTGVTVSRVEQHGPGVPDRRTVAVVLSGSGKRAEEEVVYARAVVGADGSASRIGAHVGVKVDQVDLGLEAEIPVPASVAEDWAGRVLIDWGPLPGSYGWVFPKGESLTVGVISARGDGGATKRYMDDFVARLGLAGFEPSVSSGHLTRCRADDSPLSRGRVLVCGDAAGLLEPWTREGISYALRSGRLAGEWAVRIAEAHDAVDARRQALNYAFAVKAGLGVEMGVGRRMLALFERRPGLLHAALTTFPPAWRAFAGITRGKRSLAELVRTHPIARRALNAADRA, encoded by the coding sequence GTGAGCGGTGAGCAGGCGGCGCAGGACAGCGGTGCGGCGGAAGGCGGGGCCCACCCGGTCTGGGACGTCGTAGTGGTCGGTGCGGGCCCGGCGGGTGCCTCGGCTGCCCACGCGGCAGCGCTCACCGGACGGCGGGTGCTGATGTTGGAGAAGGCCGAGCTGCCCCGGTACAAGACCTGTGGTGGCGGCATCATCGGCCCGTCCCGGGACGCTCTTCCTCCCGGCTTCGAGCTTCCGCTGCGTGACCGCGTGCACGCGGTGACCTTCAGCCTCAACGGCCGGCTGACCCGTACCAAGCGCTCCCGCCAGATGCTCTTCGGCCTGATCAACCGGCCCGAGTTCGACAACGGCCTGGTCGAGGCCGCCTGCGCCGCCGGCGCCGAGCTGCGCACCGGCGTGACGGTCTCCCGGGTGGAACAGCACGGTCCGGGCGTACCCGACCGGCGCACCGTGGCGGTGGTGCTCAGCGGCTCCGGCAAGCGGGCCGAGGAGGAGGTCGTGTACGCGCGCGCCGTGGTCGGCGCCGACGGCAGCGCCAGCCGGATAGGAGCACACGTGGGGGTCAAGGTCGACCAGGTCGACCTCGGCCTGGAGGCGGAGATCCCGGTGCCCGCGTCCGTGGCGGAGGACTGGGCCGGGCGGGTGCTCATCGACTGGGGGCCGCTGCCGGGCAGCTACGGCTGGGTCTTCCCCAAGGGGGAATCCCTGACCGTCGGGGTGATCTCCGCCCGCGGTGACGGCGGAGCCACCAAGCGGTACATGGACGACTTCGTGGCCCGCCTCGGCCTCGCCGGCTTCGAACCGAGCGTGTCCTCCGGCCACCTGACCCGCTGCCGTGCCGATGACTCCCCTCTCTCCCGCGGCCGGGTACTGGTCTGCGGCGACGCCGCCGGACTGCTGGAACCGTGGACCCGCGAGGGCATCTCCTACGCGCTGCGCTCCGGCCGCCTGGCGGGCGAGTGGGCGGTGCGCATCGCCGAAGCGCACGACGCGGTGGACGCCCGCCGCCAGGCGCTCAACTACGCCTTCGCCGTCAAGGCCGGCCTCGGGGTGGAGATGGGTGTCGGCCGCCGCATGCTGGCGCTCTTCGAGCGCCGCCCGGGGCTGCTGCACGCGGCTCTCACCACCTTCCCGCCCGCCTGGCGTGCTTTCGCCGGTATCACCCGGGGCAAGCGGTCCCTGGCGGAGCTGGTGCGCACCCATCCGATCGCCCGCCGCGCGTTGAACGCCGCCGACCGCGCCTGA
- a CDS encoding dipeptidase: MSSAPLAETVASLVPRAKGELAELVSFPSVADERVFPRAECEKAARWIVRLLQEEGFQDVELLETPDGSESVYGCLPGPEGAPTVLLYAHYDVQPPLDESAWLSPPFELTDRDGRWYGRGAADCKGGLLMHVTALRALREHGGVPVTVKLIVEGSEEQGTGGLERYAEQHPALLAADTIVVGDTGNFRLGLPTVTSSLRGMALVEVRVATLAGNLHSGQFGGAAPDALAALIAMLASLRDADGSTTVDGLDATGSWTGIQYEEADFRRDAQVLDGVQPIGFGTVADRLWARPAVTVLGIDAPAVVGATPSVQARAGALVSLRVPPGFDAAASADALEAHLRAAAPWGAKVEVERRGSGEPFAADTASPAYAAMAEALREAYGQDMAIAGQGGSIPLCNTLANLYPEAEILLIGLSEPEAHIHAVNESVSPEEFERLSLTEALFLQRYAAARSLQPSA, encoded by the coding sequence ATGTCGTCCGCTCCACTCGCTGAGACCGTCGCCTCCTTGGTGCCCCGCGCCAAGGGTGAGTTGGCCGAGCTGGTCTCCTTCCCCTCGGTGGCCGACGAACGGGTGTTTCCGCGCGCCGAGTGCGAGAAGGCCGCCCGGTGGATCGTCCGGCTGCTCCAGGAGGAGGGCTTCCAGGACGTCGAGCTGCTGGAGACGCCCGACGGCAGCGAGTCGGTCTACGGCTGCCTGCCCGGCCCCGAGGGCGCGCCGACGGTGCTGCTGTACGCCCACTACGACGTGCAGCCGCCGCTGGACGAGTCGGCCTGGCTCTCACCGCCCTTCGAGCTCACCGACCGGGACGGCCGGTGGTACGGTCGCGGCGCGGCCGACTGCAAGGGCGGCCTGCTGATGCACGTCACGGCGTTGCGCGCGCTGCGGGAGCACGGTGGGGTGCCGGTCACGGTCAAGCTGATCGTGGAGGGCTCCGAGGAGCAGGGCACCGGCGGCCTGGAGCGGTACGCCGAGCAGCACCCAGCACTGCTGGCCGCGGACACCATCGTCGTCGGCGACACGGGGAACTTCCGGCTGGGCCTGCCCACCGTGACCTCCTCCCTGCGCGGCATGGCGCTGGTGGAGGTGCGGGTGGCCACCCTCGCGGGCAACCTGCACTCCGGACAGTTCGGCGGCGCCGCTCCGGACGCCCTGGCGGCGCTGATCGCCATGCTGGCCTCGCTGCGGGACGCGGACGGGTCCACCACCGTCGACGGCCTGGACGCCACCGGCAGTTGGACCGGTATCCAGTACGAGGAAGCCGACTTCCGCCGGGACGCCCAGGTGCTGGACGGCGTGCAGCCGATCGGCTTCGGCACCGTGGCCGACCGCCTGTGGGCGCGGCCCGCCGTCACCGTCCTGGGGATCGACGCACCCGCGGTGGTCGGGGCGACCCCCTCCGTCCAGGCCCGCGCCGGCGCGCTGGTGAGCCTGCGCGTTCCGCCCGGGTTCGACGCCGCGGCCAGCGCCGACGCCCTGGAGGCGCACCTGCGTGCGGCGGCGCCCTGGGGGGCGAAGGTCGAGGTGGAACGGCGCGGCAGCGGCGAGCCGTTCGCCGCCGACACCGCGAGTCCGGCGTACGCCGCGATGGCGGAGGCACTGCGGGAGGCCTACGGGCAGGACATGGCGATCGCCGGCCAGGGCGGTTCCATCCCGCTGTGCAACACCCTCGCGAACCTCTACCCGGAGGCGGAGATCCTGCTGATCGGGTTGAGCGAGCCGGAGGCGCACATCCACGCGGTGAACGAGAGCGTGTCCCCCGAGGAGTTCGAACGCCTCTCGCTGACCGAGGCCCTCTTCCTCCAGCGCTACGCGGCGGCTCGCTCCCTCCAGCCGTCCGCCTGA
- a CDS encoding NUDIX domain-containing protein — protein MIIWVNGAFGAGKADVAHEMLDLVPESTLFDPAALSECLRRLLPEKQLQEVAEYQDLPMWRRLLVESAASLLAEVGGVLVAPVALLRQEHRDEVFGGLAARGVEIRHLLLEPGETILRERALAHAQAGPAARDRALRRLADYAAALPWLVQDAHVVDTTGLTPRQAACAVAEAVSAGGGARAIVQTPEPRAETVASGVLLFDDADRVLLVDPTYKPGWEFPGGIVERGESPARAGHREVAEELGIQVAAGLDLLVVDWEPPHPPGHGGLRLLFDGGHVTPRTISRLLLPRDELRGWRFVTEEEAADLLPAARLDRLRWALRAREQGRPLNLEAGQPAR, from the coding sequence GTGATCATCTGGGTGAACGGCGCGTTCGGCGCGGGCAAAGCCGACGTGGCCCACGAGATGCTGGACCTGGTACCGGAGAGCACCCTCTTCGACCCGGCGGCGCTGAGCGAGTGCCTGCGCCGGCTGCTGCCCGAGAAGCAGCTCCAGGAGGTCGCCGAATACCAGGACCTGCCGATGTGGCGGCGTCTGCTGGTGGAGTCCGCGGCGTCACTGCTGGCCGAGGTCGGCGGGGTGCTGGTGGCCCCGGTGGCACTGCTGCGCCAGGAGCACCGCGACGAGGTCTTCGGCGGGCTCGCCGCCCGTGGCGTGGAGATCCGGCATCTGCTGCTGGAACCAGGAGAAACGATCCTGCGTGAACGCGCCCTCGCCCACGCGCAAGCCGGCCCCGCAGCCCGCGACCGGGCGTTGCGCCGGCTCGCCGACTACGCGGCCGCCCTGCCCTGGCTGGTCCAGGACGCCCACGTGGTGGACACGACCGGGCTCACCCCGCGGCAGGCGGCCTGCGCCGTCGCCGAGGCGGTCAGCGCGGGCGGGGGCGCCCGCGCCATCGTTCAGACGCCGGAACCGCGGGCCGAGACCGTGGCCTCCGGTGTGCTGCTCTTCGACGACGCTGACCGCGTCCTCCTGGTCGACCCCACCTACAAGCCCGGCTGGGAGTTCCCGGGCGGCATAGTGGAGCGCGGGGAGTCGCCGGCCCGGGCGGGACACCGCGAGGTCGCGGAGGAACTGGGCATACAGGTGGCCGCCGGCCTCGACCTGCTCGTGGTCGACTGGGAGCCGCCCCACCCGCCCGGCCACGGCGGCCTCCGGCTGCTCTTCGACGGCGGGCACGTGACTCCCCGGACCATCAGCCGTCTCCTCCTCCCCCGCGACGAGCTGCGCGGCTGGCGCTTCGTCACCGAGGAGGAGGCCGCCGACCTGCTGCCCGCCGCCCGGTTGGACCGGTTGCGGTGGGCCCTTCGCGCCCGCGAGCAGGGGCGTCCGCTGAACCTGGAGGCCGGTCAGCCCGCCCGTTGA
- a CDS encoding DUF2797 domain-containing protein: MLDARARRDQCEPCAALDRSASVAADTVPGDPRPYAVYLASFGVGLHKVGITSAARGGLRLLEQAAVCSAFLGEGPLMTARRTEAVLGAALRLPDRVRDTAKRAARHQLPPTAERRAELAALYAEAAGLRDRLPEALRLRPFQYDDHTASFGLDADPPPSAPASAISELVPGGALVGTVTVAAGHDLVVDAPSGAVLLDTRLTCGWPLARSSSSPGAPFPSTPAPRSTPPPQPLF; encoded by the coding sequence GTGCTGGACGCACGGGCGCGCCGGGACCAGTGCGAGCCGTGCGCGGCACTGGACCGCAGTGCGTCGGTGGCGGCGGACACCGTCCCGGGCGACCCGCGACCGTACGCGGTCTATCTCGCCTCCTTCGGCGTCGGCCTGCACAAGGTGGGGATCACTTCGGCGGCGCGGGGCGGCCTGCGGCTGCTGGAACAGGCAGCCGTCTGCTCGGCGTTCCTGGGCGAGGGCCCGCTGATGACGGCACGCCGCACGGAGGCGGTGCTCGGGGCGGCGCTGCGGCTGCCCGACAGGGTGCGGGACACCGCCAAGCGGGCGGCTCGGCACCAGCTGCCGCCCACCGCCGAGCGGAGGGCCGAGCTGGCGGCGCTGTACGCCGAAGCGGCGGGGCTGCGCGACCGGCTCCCCGAGGCGCTGCGCTTGCGCCCCTTCCAGTACGACGACCACACCGCCTCCTTCGGGCTCGACGCCGATCCGCCGCCTTCCGCACCGGCCTCCGCGATCAGCGAACTGGTCCCCGGGGGCGCCCTGGTCGGCACCGTCACCGTGGCCGCCGGACACGATCTGGTGGTGGACGCACCCTCCGGAGCCGTTCTCCTGGACACCCGGCTGACCTGCGGCTGGCCCCTGGCACGGTCGTCCTCCTCACCCGGGGCGCCGTTCCCGTCCACGCCGGCGCCGCGTTCCACTCCACCGCCGCAGCCGCTCTTCTGA
- a CDS encoding ATP-binding protein, producing the protein MQSDQTDPAARECALELEAHPYRIQQIRRIVSAQLRYWRLEPLVDAASTGISELLANVHRHARPDKRCSVKLTLLPDRLTVAVADSDPRLPHVQPMEPTATTGRGLAMVEALCDGWGTDLLPDDDGKVVWFVLRRPGPVPTLVPLRTTSTPVEEPALRERLAVAASVA; encoded by the coding sequence ATGCAATCCGACCAGACCGACCCAGCCGCACGTGAGTGCGCGCTCGAACTCGAGGCGCATCCGTACCGGATCCAGCAGATCCGCCGGATCGTCTCGGCACAGCTTCGCTACTGGCGCCTCGAACCCCTCGTCGACGCCGCCTCGACGGGCATCAGCGAACTGCTGGCCAACGTCCACCGGCACGCCAGGCCGGACAAGCGGTGTTCGGTGAAGCTGACCCTGCTGCCCGACCGCCTGACGGTGGCCGTGGCCGACAGCGACCCGCGACTGCCGCACGTCCAGCCGATGGAGCCGACCGCCACCACCGGCCGCGGCCTGGCCATGGTCGAAGCGCTGTGCGACGGCTGGGGCACCGACCTGCTGCCCGACGACGACGGCAAGGTGGTGTGGTTCGTCCTGCGCAGGCCGGGCCCGGTGCCCACACTGGTGCCGCTCAGGACCACCAGCACGCCCGTGGAGGAACCCGCCCTGCGAGAGCGCCTCGCCGTGGCCGCCTCGGTCGCCTGA